The Paenibacillus polymyxa M1 DNA segment CCATTTAGCGGCAGTTGAAAGATCATCGTTGAACTTCTTTACTCCTTGTGCAAAGGCCCATAATTTTTTAGCTACCAGTACAGCAGCCAACCCGATTAAGGCAGTATTTATGGCTTTAAAATGATCTTTATAGAAGCTAGTCGCTACGGTTATCGCACTGGTTATTCCAGTACCAAGCGCCTGAATGTTGTCCTTATTCTGCACTAACAAGGCGTTAAATTCTTTCATCGCTGGGAGGGCTGCCTGAGCAATATTGGTTCCAATCTCTTGCATCTGCAAGCTCATTTCAGCACGAGTTTGCTTCATTTCCGTCATTGGGTCAGCAGTTTGCTGCTTACGAAGCAAATTATCAGTGGTGCCCTTCATGTTTGGTGCTTTTTGAAACGCTGTGCCGAACGTCTTCAGGATGGAATCAGCATTGTCTTCACCAGCGCCAGAACCTAGAGTGACAAGAGACTGTTTTAGCTGACTTCTGGTTTGAGTGGCCAAATCCCCGACTAATGCTGCAATGGCTCCTTGCGCACGCTGTTTGTCACCTGAATTAATGTCGTCAGTAAAAGCCGACGCCTGGCGTTGGGCTTCATCCTTCCCTGCCCCACGACTGATAAAGTAATTCGCCATATCCCCTGTATTCAGAGCTTTGACACCAAACGTCTCTTTGAAAAAGTCGGCAGGCTTGTCGAAGTTAAATGCGCCATTCTGGACAGTTTTCGTTAAAAAATTTGCCATTTGCGCTGAATCGGTGCCGCTGCTTGCAAAGTATGGACTGTACTCCCAAAACGTATCGAACAGATCCTGCTGCTTGTCACCTACCTCCTTATAAGCATACATCATGCTATCAGCGACTTGACTGTAGGATTCTTTAAAACTGTTCGACGTTTGAGACAGCGCCCGCTGTACTTCCTCAGCTCCGGCATCCGGGCGAATGTACTGGATTTTAGCAGACGCACTTACGAAGTCACTCATCTTGGATTTGTCCTGTACTAGAGGAGCTGCATCGGCAAGTAGCCGGGTTCCTTCTATACGATCTGGAATAATGGCCTTTTTAACCAAGTCATCCACCGTATTAAGACTCTGCTGACGAATGTTCTCGGGCATGTAAGCTGCACTTCGCGCCGCCTCACGGCTGTAATCGGACACGCCTCCAAACATAGAATCACTCACACCGCTACCGAGCATAATCCCGCCCGCCAAAGCTGCCAAGGCTGAAATCTTGTCAGATACCTGGTCAACGACTGGACTTATAGAATCCTCAGCACGTAATTTCACATTAGCATCACGAATGCTGCGGATATCCGCGTCTGCACGATCAGCAGAACGCCTAAGATCATCAGCTCCAGCACGTGCACGACGAAAGATATCGTCCAGGTGGATCTGATTCATACGCCGTACTTCATCGGACGCGCCATTAATCCGTCTGCCTAGATCGTCCGCAGATTCCCTCGCCCGGCGGCTACCGGATACAAAATCATCAAACATGCTGCCCGATGCCCGGCGAAAATTCATCAGATCATCGTGAGCGCCCTGAAGCATACGCCGCATATTTCGGACAGCGCCGGTTATCATATCCCGTGCCTCAAATGGCACCGTAACTGACGTAGTTGCTATTGTTCCCACCCCCTTCCTGTTTCGACATGGCTATTTTCTATTTAGACGTGCCATTTCTTCCTCAGCGATCATCGACGCAGCCAGGCAAAAATAATACTGGCGCTGTTCGTCTACTTCATACGGCAAGACCTCAGAAGGCAGTTTTTTCTGGTTGACCCAAAAGTGAGCTATCCAGCTTGCTTCTCCGTCTCGCCGGATGAGTTTTTTGCATCATTGAGAAGAGAATCCTGAGTTTCTTTGAAATTTCGAACAGCCTTACTGAGTACAGCATAATCGTCCGTGTTGTCTAAAATACGTGGTGGCAATTCAAATTTGCTGGTAGCTCCGTACGCCAACATCAAATCTTTGTTATTCCAATCAAACTCATGCTCTGTCGCCTTGACAATCATCACGTCGATTTCGTTAAAATAAGGCGACTTATAATTACCATCCTCATCAAGAGCAAGATCATATGACCGACGTACGTCTAATGTTTTCAGACGTTTTACAGACCAGTCTTCGCCATCGGCTTGTACCGTAATGATGTCGTCCTTTTGTCCTTCTTTGGCTTTAGCTAAGTATTTCTGCAAGCGATCTTGGCTTTGTTGGCTGCTCATTGTTATTTCCTCCATATTGGTTGTATTTTAAAAAAACAAAAAGAGAGCTAATTAAACCGCCCTCTTACTCCCACATATAATCCGGGAATTTTTCGACAAAATCGAAGTCCGTCGCCGTGCCCTCCAAAGTAATATCGATGCCGTTGTTATCATCAATTTTGGCAATCAGGATGTCCATTTCTCCGTGAATGTGAACACCAGTAATCAATACTTTCTCTGTGTTGCCAGTGATCCGGTCTTCAAGACCGCCTGTAATACGTGCTAAAAACATGGTCTTACCCGCTTTAAAATCTTCTAACAAACGGTAGCGCAGCCGTGATTCTAATTTGGACATGACGATTTTGACCGGGATTTCGTAACCCGTCAATTGCTTTGTTTTCGTCATACGGCGTGCTCTGACAATATCCAATGTTTCCGTAGTCAGCTTAACTTCAACTTCCTTGACAGTATGAATGTCCTCGCCGTTGTCATCTTGGAGGGAGAGATTTCGTCCAATAAGTTCGCGTTCCATCTATTATTCCACCTCCCAGTCAGTATAGAAAATTTCGATAGCATCCAATGGCTTGGCCCCAAGCTTGAAATATGCATAATCATTTTCACTTGTCTTATCAGGGTTTTCTGCAAAACTGAATTTGTCTGCAATGGCCTTCTGCTGAGCACGAATTTTGAGATATTCCAACACAGCAGCAATAAACATGCCCCGGCCTTCTTTGTCGTTATCCAGTTTGGCCTTCCAACGCTTGCCCGCTTCGTAGATATCGTTCATTACTTGGTCAATCGTAGCGGAAACGCGAATCTTCCCAAAGTCCTCACGCTCATTTGATCCGATCGTGGTCAGAGTGTTAATAGCAGATTCGATAATGTATTTGTACCCATCTCGTGTAGCCATCAGCGTTCCTTCTGCCAGTCCTTTTAGTGCCTCAGTGTGACTCCAGTCCACTTTCGCCAATGTCATAGGCACTTCAACACCCGTAAATGACTTATTGGCAGGTGTACCCGCAACCAGCCCAGCCACCCATGCAGCCCATTCGACGGATGTGTAGGTCTTGCCGTTGGTGTGTTCACCAGCCAACGAGCAGTTAATTACATAACGGGCATTCATGGCCCGTGAACGTGCGTTGTGCGCCTCAATGTCGCCGTCCGTAGCTGCCGGGCCAGCGACAACCACCGTCGCCAGCTTATGACCCTTATCGCGACGATCTAGCAGCCATTGTTTGGCGGCAGCTTGTACAGCCGGATCAACAGCGGAGAGGTAAATAGTATCGAACGTCAGGCCGTACACCCGGTTAAAGATACGATTCCAGTCGGTCGCTGCCAATATGGCCGTGCCAGTTGTACCGCCATCCAGTTTGGTGTAAGCCACGTCTGCAAGAGCTGCTGCGCCAGTATCCTTAAAACGGACCATAGCGGACTTTTTAAGAGCTTCCACAGCAGCCGCCTTGTCTGCAACTAGATACGTTTCTGTGTCATACACGCCCTTGGTGTCGCGGATTACGATCTCCTTCTTGGTGTCATCGATAAGAGCCGGACGCACCATGTATTCCAAATCATTGCCTCGTGTTCCTGGATAACGTGCCTCAATAGTGTAGCTGTCAGCAACAGCGACAGATGCAGCCTTTTCTTCCCCGTTTGTAACCCGGTAGCCGATAACAGTCGCCCCGCTTTCGGCAGCAAGCTCCAATACATCAACAAGCTTGCCGGACTCCTTCAGGCGCTCCGAATCATTAGCCATATCTACGGCTTGGTTCGGTGCGCCCCATTCGGCCTGATAGGGAATGAGTACGCGGCCAGTTGTTGGAACAACCCGAGAACGTGCCTTTACTAGCAATTCAATGTACGCGCTGGGCCTAACCCGCTGAATTGTCATTTGGCGTTTCCTCCTTTGTTTTTTTCACTTGTGGTACTTCTGGTTTAACAGGCACAGAAGCAGGGGCTTCCTTGACCGGATGCAAATACGCATCCAGTCTTTGCTCCACTTCTGCCCGCGAAAGTAAGACGTCAGCAGCGCAATCAAAAAGAGCGCCCGCAATCTCGTAAGGCTCTGCCTTCAAGATCGCTGCGCTCTCTATCCATTCCTGCTTATTTCGTTTGTTTAAATCGTCAGTCATGCGTCAAATTCCTCCCCGTTGTGACTGATATAAAAATTGTTAATCTTCTGAATTGGGCTGCCATCGTCATTGACCAATGACTTCGGTACACTGAGCAAATACGAGTACCTAAAGGTAACCTCTACTTGATCGGCCTTTTTTCGGGTTCGTGGCGGCTCAATGACCAGCACAACCCCAAAACGCTTGGATGCTACGTTAAACCGTTGCTGCCGCAAGTAGAGGAACAACGGGTCAAGATCAAGCGGTATAGGCTCCCCCTCGTCCTGCTCGTCCGCTCGTTCCTTGTCATAGTGGAACACCAGCCCCAC contains these protein-coding regions:
- a CDS encoding phage tail tube protein; translated protein: MERELIGRNLSLQDDNGEDIHTVKEVEVKLTTETLDIVRARRMTKTKQLTGYEIPVKIVMSKLESRLRYRLLEDFKAGKTMFLARITGGLEDRITGNTEKVLITGVHIHGEMDILIAKIDDNNGIDITLEGTATDFDFVEKFPDYMWE
- a CDS encoding phage tail sheath subtilisin-like domain-containing protein encodes the protein MTIQRVRPSAYIELLVKARSRVVPTTGRVLIPYQAEWGAPNQAVDMANDSERLKESGKLVDVLELAAESGATVIGYRVTNGEEKAASVAVADSYTIEARYPGTRGNDLEYMVRPALIDDTKKEIVIRDTKGVYDTETYLVADKAAAVEALKKSAMVRFKDTGAAALADVAYTKLDGGTTGTAILAATDWNRIFNRVYGLTFDTIYLSAVDPAVQAAAKQWLLDRRDKGHKLATVVVAGPAATDGDIEAHNARSRAMNARYVINCSLAGEHTNGKTYTSVEWAAWVAGLVAGTPANKSFTGVEVPMTLAKVDWSHTEALKGLAEGTLMATRDGYKYIIESAINTLTTIGSNEREDFGKIRVSATIDQVMNDIYEAGKRWKAKLDNDKEGRGMFIAAVLEYLKIRAQQKAIADKFSFAENPDKTSENDYAYFKLGAKPLDAIEIFYTDWEVE